In Myxocyprinus asiaticus isolate MX2 ecotype Aquarium Trade chromosome 16, UBuf_Myxa_2, whole genome shotgun sequence, a single window of DNA contains:
- the LOC127453962 gene encoding tyrosine-protein kinase-like otk — protein sequence MSSFKIFFLFVLCIFSGECDVLYRQAGDEISLQCDSPSHGDIDWEFNSILLITFVAKRGTQRKGTSNEVAHIHSKANANGGTLKIPRLETRDSGVYSCRQSGKQYTVRVGSVFAKPAITRLGTEAELHCSITGEPQTKVQWLSPNGLPYSKINQVISLKPVTSEYDGHWTCQIKDLKMNVRLTVVDLQTNDVEVPEGGDIVLPCSLSNSAFNPRVVGGKWQADHLPSVSFPTLENTYDKGLHWKGQNSSKVKFTSGKLGTNFDIHLIKVQRSYAGEYVCTVEFEDGTNLTAVATLKFVAGPSGGGQIVTKVKGPWTKDVLGVQLWVWIAVGVSSVVLIGLIILTALVQRRNKQMKRRVRKLRSMRQPLTAKDYCQCNRSERNMELGKVMRPVPVPRQQRNAYNSPKPYN from the exons AAGCTGGGGATGAAATTTCCCTGCAGTGTGATTCACCTTCCCATGGTGATATAGATTGGGAATTTAACAGTATTTTACTCATTACCTTTGTTGCCAAAAGAGGAACTCAACGGAAGG GTACTTCCAACGAAGTTGCCCATATTCATTCTAAAGCAAATGCAAATGGAGGCACATTGAAGATACCCAGACTGGAGACACGTGACTCGGGAGTCTACTCATGCAGGCAGTCAGGGAAACAATACACTGTGCGTGTTGGATCAG tctttGCTAAACCAGCCATAACGCGTCTTGGGACTGAAGCAGAGCTGCACTGTTCCATTACAGGAGAACCACAAACCAAAGTACAGTGGCTGAGCCCCAATGGGCTGCCATACAGTAAAATAAACCAAGTAATTTCCTTGAAGCCTGTGACCTCAGAATATGATGGCCATTGGACATGTCAGATCAAGGACTTGAAAATGAATGTCAGATTGACAGTTGTCG ATCTCCAGACCAACGATGTTGAAGTTCCTGAAGGGGGCGACATAGTGCTGCCCTGTTCTCTCTCTAATAGTGCATTTAACCCACGTGTAGTGGGTGGGAAATGGCAGGCTGACCATCTCCCCTCAGTCTCTTTCCCAACCCTAGAAAACACTTATGACAAAGGCTTACACTGGAAGGGCCAGAATTCATCAAAAGTCAAATTTACAAGTGGAAAACTCGGCACCAACTTTGATATCCACCTGATTAAA GTGCAGCGTAGTTACGCAGGTGAATATGTGTGTACAGTGGAGTTTGAGGATGGAACGAATCTAACTGCCGTAGCAACGTTAAAGTTTGTAGCTGGTCCTTCAG GAGGTGGACAGATCGTCACCAAAGTGAAGGGACCTTGGACCAAGGATGTGTTGGGTGTACAGTTGTGGGTCTGGATTGCTGTAGGAGTAAGTTCTGTGGTTCTGATTGGACTTATTATCTTGACTGCTCTTGTTCAACGGAGGAACAAACAAATGAag AGGAGGGTGAGAAAGCTGAGATCCATGCGGCAACCTCTTACAGCTAAAGACTACTGCCAGTGCAACAG atctgaGAGAAACATGGAGTTGGGAAAGGTAATGAGGCCTGTTCCAGTCCCCAGACAACAACGTAATGCATACAACAGTCCAAAACCATATAACTGA